One Cryptomeria japonica chromosome 9, Sugi_1.0, whole genome shotgun sequence genomic window carries:
- the LOC131032512 gene encoding cytochrome P450 71AU50 has translation MAWLNSPAVQLGFSLIFLWIIYRFVTKKNSQSNKGDMRLPPGPRPWPLVGNLHLLGSLPHKSLAELANKYGPIMFLRLGSVPTVVASSPAMAKEFLKTHDLIFANRPPSAMGKYLAYESRDVGQAPYGEYWRQMRKLCKNELLTAKRTESFRWVREEEVRAMVRSLWEESEKGVRCVDLRKPISSLTLNIICRMFGGKSYSDHELGGRKWFLQMVAEIMHLSGVIVLGDFIPSLAFLDWRGYCRRMQAVNKVFDEFFDKLIDEHVERRRSKKSDDPDIVDVLLDMAESETAEIQVSRIHIKAIIMDMLSAGVEASATTIEWAMTEILINPQVMARAQQEIELEVGTDRIVTESDLVNLDYLRCVVKETFRLHPPAPLLVPHESMQGCNVGGYYVPPKPRLLVNVWAIGRDESVWEDPLEFKPERFIGSIIDVKGHHFELLSFGTGRRQCPGIAMGVSIVHFVVAQLIHCFHWSVEGDLDRDEVFGLNLPRKFPIFALPSWRFTTNEPP, from the exons ATGGCATGGCTCAACTCCCCTGCTGTAcagttgggtttttccctcatctTCCTCTGGATAATATACAGATTTGTTACAAAAAAGAACAGCCAGAGCAACAAGGGGGATATGCGATTGCCACCAGGGCCAAGACCATGGCCACTGGTAGGCAATCTCCATCTTTTGGGCAGCCTTCCTCACAAGTCTCTGGCTGAACTGGCAAATAAGTACGGGCCCATCATGTTTCTCCGCTTGGGCTCGGTACCCACGGTTGTGGCGTCTTCCCCTGCCATGGCCAAAGAATTTCTTAAAACCCATGATCTGATCTTCGCAAACAGACCCCCTTCAGCGATGGGCAAGTACCTGGCCTACGAAAGCAGAGACGTGGGTCAAGCCCCCTACGGAGAGTACTGGCGGCAGATGAGAAAGCTGTGCAAAAATGAATTACTGACGGCCAAGAGAACGGAGTCATTCAGGTGGGTAAGAGAGGAAGAGGTGAGGGCCATGGTGAGATCTCTTTGGGAGGAGAGCGAAAAAGGAGTGCGCTGCGTCGACCTGCGGAAGCCCATCTCCTCCCTCACACTCAACATTATCTGCAGAATGTTTGGAGGAAAAAGTTACTCTGACCATGAACTGGGGGGAAGGAAGTGGTTTTTACAGATGGTGGCTGAAATTATGCATCTGTCAGGAGTAATTGTTCTAGGAGATTTCATTCCCTCTCTCGCCTTTCTAGATTGGCGAGGCTACTGCCGCCGCATGCAGGCTGTCAATAAGGTATTCGATGAGTTTTTTGACAAGCTTATCGATGAGCACGTTGAGCGGAGAAGGTCGAAAAAGTCAGACGATCCGGACATTGTGGACGTGCTGCTGGACATGGCTGAGAGCGAAACTGCCGAGATACAAGTCTCTCGGATTCACATCAAAGCAATCATCATG GATATGTTAAGTGCTGGAGTAGAAGCATCCGCCACAACTATAGAATGGGCAATGACTGAGATCCTGATAAACCCTCAAGTAATGGCAAGGGCACAACAAGAGATTGAATTAGAGGTGGGTACAGATCGCATCGTAACAGAGAGTGATCTGGTAAACTTAGACTACTTGCGATGTGTGGTAAAGGAAACATTTCGATTACATCCACCAGCGCCCTTGCTTGTGCCACACGAGTCCATGCAGGGTTGCAATGTTGGAGGATACTACGTCCCACCAAAACCAAGGTTGCTTGTGAATGTCTGGGCTATTGGAAGGGATGAAAGTGTTTGGGAAGATCCTTTAGAATTCAAGCCCGAAAGATTTATTGGGTCAATCATAGATGTGAAAGGTCACCACTTTGAATTGTTGTCTTTTGGAACAGGAAGGAGACAATGCCCCGGGATTGCCATGGGGGTTTCTATTGTTCACTTCGTTGTGGCTCAGCTCATACATTGCTTTCATTGGAGTGTGGAGGGTGATTTGGATAGGGATGAAGTGTTTGGATTGAACCTACCAAGGAAGTTTCCTATCTTTGCTCTTCCCTCGTGGAGGTTCACCACTAACGAGCCACCATAG